Genomic DNA from Roseburia intestinalis L1-82:
GCGGAAGGGGAGGCAATGGATATTTCCCACGGAATCCCGTTTGCAAGACCGATGAAGATATATGCGGGTGGTTATGATGATATTATGGATGCAGCAATCATCGTTGTGACAGCCGGTGCAAACCAGAAACCGGGAGAGACGAGGCTGGATCTGGTTCAGAAAAACGTCGGCATTTTTAAGAGCATCATCCCGGAGATCGCAAAGAGAGATTATCAGGGAATCCTGCTTATCGTATCAAACCCGGTCGACATTCTTACATACACCGCACACAAGCTGAGCGGAATGCCGGAAAACCGCGTGATCGGTTCAGGTACGGTGCTTGACACGGCACGCTTAAAATATGAGCTGGGAGAGCATCTTGGTGTGGACAGCCGGAGCGTGCATGCATTTATCATCGGGGAGCATGGTGACAGTGAGATCGCTGCATGGAGCAGTGCAAATGTATCCGGAATCCCGCTAAATACATTCTGCGAGATGCGAGGACATTTCAATCATGATGACTCAATGGAACGCATTGCTGCAAATGTGCGCAACAGTGCCTATGAGATCATTGCAAAGAAAAATGCAACTTATTATGGAATTGCGATGTCTGTAAAGAGGATCTGCGAGGCAATCGTGCGCGATGAAAAATCGATCCTTCCGGTTTCCGGTATGATCCATGGAATGTATGGTGTGGAGGATGTTGTCTTAAGTATGCCGGCGATCGTTGGAAAAAACGGAATTGAGAGACAGGTTCCGATTTCTTTAGATGAGGATGAGCAGAAACAGCTCCGGAAATCAGCGCAGATCTTAAAAGAGATGGCAGAGCAGGTTTTGTAATTTTTGAACTCCCTTTTTACAAAAGTGTGTCTGATGCATATTAACTCATAATTATACGAAACACCACACTTTTATTCATTTTCTATTCATTTCTTACTAATGGGTATTCATTTTTACTCTAGGTTGTCGTGCAATTTATTAGAATGGAATTTTTGAAAGAGCCAGCACCTTGAATGGGCTGACTCTTTCAATGTCACCTGTAATTAACAAACTGGAATTTCTCACTTCTTCATTTTAGGTGCAATAAGCAACACTACTGTCACAAGAAAATATACACCATACATCAACCATGTAATAGTATTGTTCCATGGAAAACTCATTTCTGGATGATTCAATGCAAACATTATAAATACAATGGCTATAATCAGCATGATCAAACCGATAATCCTTGATATACTCTTTTTCATGTAAATCACCTTCTCGTCAAATTATAGTTATCTACGTATTCCATCATCATTAAAATGTTTTTTTAAAGCTTTCTCTGTCGGATAAATTGATACAATCATAATAAAGCATTGAATTGTCACAAGAATCAACCCTGCAAATCCAATCGTATTCTTATCACTATGATATAACGGAATATGTATCAAAGCAGATGGTATAATCATTATCCATCCAATTTTCCACCAAAGTCTTCCGCAGTAGTCATTCGCAAATTTCCATGTATCCATATTTTTCATTGAGCGAGTTGTTCTGTAGCCTGACATACTATTCATATGTTTTGGACAATGTTTCCACATCATTCTTCCACAAATGACCATAGCAATAGGAATTATCAGATCACATATTAACATAAACCACCAAAACCACATAAACCGCACCTCTCTTCACGCATCAATTTGTATAACAGTAGTCTAACACATGTTGATAAAAAGTACTATATACAAACTAATGTCCGTGATTTGCTTTCCATAAAAAGTTCCTTTCAAAAATAAATTATATTTTCTAGAGAGATGAGCAAAACGAATTGATTTAAAAGTTGGATTTGGCAGTTAGCTTTTGTAAAACCGAAAGAATGGGAATTTTTGCATGGATCGTGTTTGGCGTTTTTATTATGCTGTATCGGTTAAATCTGAAAGATGTATGTTCCATGCAAAAACGTATGGAACAGGGGAAACACCGGTTGACTTTCCGGGAGGAAATCGGACAGCTCCTTGATAAGAAATTTTACATACTTGTGCTGGCACTGCCGGTACTGGGGGTATGTGTATTTAACATTTTACCGATTGTATTTATGATCCTGATCGCATTTACAAATTATGGCGGGGATATTGTACCACCTCAACAGCATTGAATTATTTTGCCGGACTTGGTCTGGCATTATTACTGGATAAAGACTGTGTAAAAGGAAAAGCATTCTGGAGGGCCGGTTAATCCAGCTTATTGCAGCCTGTGGGAAAAGTGCCATTGGATTTCTGGATTTGGATGCGAAATGGAGTGCAAGGCTGATCGGACTTTTTGTGAATTGCTGGATCAGCGTTCCATCCATCATGTTACTTGCAACTGGAAATCTTTCTAACAGGGATGTTTCTTTATATGAAGCTGCAAAGATCGACGGGGCAGGCAGATGGAAACAGTTCGAAAAACTGACAATGCCTTTTATGCTGTTTTCCACGATGCCGGTTTTACTTGGACAGTTTATCGGAAATTTCAATAACTTTGGTATTTTTTATTTCCTGAGAGGAGGACACATTTCAATGAGTAAAAAGTGGAAATTCGGCAGAATGATGGATACAGGCATAACATATCTGATTCTCACCGCCGTAGCATTTGTGTTTTTTTCCCGTGTCTCTGGCTGATCCTGGCATCGTTTTCAAAATCGGGAACCATTTATTCATTTAACGGTTTTTTCCCAAAAGAATATAGTTTTGCAAGTTTTCAGAAGCTTTTTACTGATACGACACTTTATAACTATCCGAGATGGTTTTTTAATACACTTTTTGTGGCAGCGGGAAGCTGTATATTAGGGACATTTCTTGTGATTTTAACTGCATATACAATGTCAAGATTTACATTTGCAGCCAGAAAACCAATGATGAAAATCACGATGGTACTTGGAATGTTTCCATCTTTTATGGGAATGATCGCAGTTTATCTTCTGATGACGCAGTTTAACCTGATCAATCATTTGTGGGGCTTAATCTTGATTTATGCTGCAGGTGCACCGATGGGGTATCTGACACAGAAGGGTTTTTTTGATACGATCCCAAAAGCAATTGATGAGGCGGCAAGGATCGACGGTGCAACAAATTTTCAGGTGTTTACAAGGATTAATCTGCCATTATCAAAACCGATCATTGTATATACGGCGTTGCCATCTTTTACATGGCCGTGGAGCGATTTTATTTTACCGAAACTTCTGCTGAAAGAAAAGGATCTTTACACCGTTGCAGTTGGACTGATGAGCTTAGATGAAACGGAGTTTGCAAGATTCGCAGCCGGAAGTGTTTTTATTGCAGTTCCAATCGTTATCCTATATTTCTTTCTTGTAAAAAATATGGTGAACGGCATGGCGCAGGGAGCGGTAAAAGGTTAGATACGGTTTACAATCAGTTATTGTTGAATCCGTTTTTTCATGTTAAAATGGGCGCAGGCATTGCAATGACATTTCCTTAGCAGTTTAAGGGATGACAAGACTTTTCGGAAGAAAGTGCCTGTGACAGGATGTTTACGAAAGAAGACGGAGGAACGGTATGAGTAAGGGAATCGCGGGAAAAAATAACTGGGCATTGTTTTTACTATTGCTGGCAGGGATCGTACTTGGAGGTTTTATCGGAAGCCTTGCAGCGGGAGTGCCATTTTTAAGCTGGCTGAATTATGGGCAGACATTTGGATTTGCAAATCCAATCGTGCTGGATCTTGGAATCCTGGTCATTACATTCGGACTCAGTATCAAGATTACGATCGCAAGCATTATTGGTGTATTAATCGCAATTATTATTTATCGGTTTTTATAAAAAATAAAAGTTTAAAATGCAGGTGCAGATGGGGCGCCTGCATTTTTTAATGCCAGATGATTGTTCATCAAAACGGACTGTGTTATAGTAATAAAAAATATCACAAGGGGGGAATTCGGGTGAAAAAATTATTATTAAAGAATGCAGTGATGCTGGCAGTCGTTATATTCTGCATTGGTTCCGTCAACTGTTATGCAGCCACCAGTACGGGGATCAATGTCAATTATCACAGCCAGAAGGAAATTAAGGATTACCTGAAAAGTAAAAAGGTAAATATTGACGCAGAGACGACCTACAGTAAGAAGGCATCGGATGTAAAGCCGTATCAGGCGGGTACGATCAGTGAGAGCAGTCAGAAATCAGCATTAAATACCATGAATGCGATCCGTTATATTGCAGGAATTGACGCAGTGGGGCTTGATTCTTCTTATACCAAAATGGAACAGGCGGCAGCTTTGGTTAACTCAGCAAATGGAACCTTATCACATTTTCCATCAAAACCGGCAGGAATGGACGACCGCCTTTATCAACTGGGGGCGTCCGGTGCATCCAGTGGCAATCTTTCTTATGCAAGCTGGAAATGCGGACTCGGGTATCATCTGGTAAAAGCATGGATGAATGATGGTGATGATTACAATATAGACCGCGTCGGACACAGAAGATGGATTTTAAATCCGCCGATGGAAAAAACAGGATTTGGCTGGGTATATGGATCACATGGAACTTATGCGGCGATGTATGCATTTGACAACTGGTATGAACCGACGGATTATTATGGTG
This window encodes:
- a CDS encoding sugar ABC transporter permease; this translates as MSRFTFAARKPMMKITMVLGMFPSFMGMIAVYLLMTQFNLINHLWGLILIYAAGAPMGYLTQKGFFDTIPKAIDEAARIDGATNFQVFTRINLPLSKPIIVYTALPSFTWPWSDFILPKLLLKEKDLYTVAVGLMSLDETEFARFAAGSVFIAVPIVILYFFLVKNMVNGMAQGAVKG
- a CDS encoding SdpI family protein; the encoded protein is MWFWWFMLICDLIIPIAMVICGRMMWKHCPKHMNSMSGYRTTRSMKNMDTWKFANDYCGRLWWKIGWIMIIPSALIHIPLYHSDKNTIGFAGLILVTIQCFIMIVSIYPTEKALKKHFNDDGIRR
- a CDS encoding L-lactate dehydrogenase; translation: MKQLELNNRKVAVIGCGFVGATSAFGLMQSGLFSEMVLIDANTEKAEGEAMDISHGIPFARPMKIYAGGYDDIMDAAIIVVTAGANQKPGETRLDLVQKNVGIFKSIIPEIAKRDYQGILLIVSNPVDILTYTAHKLSGMPENRVIGSGTVLDTARLKYELGEHLGVDSRSVHAFIIGEHGDSEIAAWSSANVSGIPLNTFCEMRGHFNHDDSMERIAANVRNSAYEIIAKKNATYYGIAMSVKRICEAIVRDEKSILPVSGMIHGMYGVEDVVLSMPAIVGKNGIERQVPISLDEDEQKQLRKSAQILKEMAEQVL
- a CDS encoding DUF4321 domain-containing protein, which gives rise to MSKGIAGKNNWALFLLLLAGIVLGGFIGSLAAGVPFLSWLNYGQTFGFANPIVLDLGILVITFGLSIKITIASIIGVLIAIIIYRFL
- a CDS encoding ABC transporter permease subunit, producing the protein MDAKWSARLIGLFVNCWISVPSIMLLATGNLSNRDVSLYEAAKIDGAGRWKQFEKLTMPFMLFSTMPVLLGQFIGNFNNFGIFYFLRGGHISMSKKWKFGRMMDTGITYLILTAVAFVFFSRVSG